Proteins encoded by one window of Camelus dromedarius isolate mCamDro1 chromosome 27, mCamDro1.pat, whole genome shotgun sequence:
- the LOC116150296 gene encoding glutamate receptor ionotropic, NMDA 2C-like has translation MVGGSGAALLLTSLLDACAGLGPGQGEQAVTVAVVFGSSGPLQAQAHTRLIPQSFLDLLLEIQPLTVGVNTTNPSSLLTQICGLLGAARVQGIVSEGNVGTEAVAQILDIISSQPLVPILSISGGSAMVLTPKMPVQNHVPSSLEPGARLGLGEWG, from the coding sequence ATGGTGGGGGGCTCTGGGGCAGCCTTGCTGCTCACCTCACTCCTTGATGCATGCGCAGGGCTGGGCCCCGGGCAGGGCGAGCAGGCTGTGACAGTGGCCGTGGTGTTTGGCAGCTCAGGGCCATTGCAGGCCCAGGCCCATACCCGCCTCATCCCCCAGAGCTTCCTGGACCTGCTCCTAGAGATCCAACCACTCACCGTGGGGGTCAACACCACCAACCCCAGCAGTCTTCTCACCCAGATCTGCGGGCTGCTGGGTGCTGCCCGCGTCCAAGGCATCGTCTCTGAGGGCAACGTCGGCACTGAGGCTGTGGCCCAGATCCTGGACAtcatctcctcccagcccctcgtGCCTATCCTCAGCATCAGTGGGGGCTCTGCCATGGTCCTCACCCCTAAGATGCCTGTTCAGAATCATGTCCCCTCATCCCTGGAgcctggagccaggctggggctgggggagtggggctga